Proteins encoded in a region of the Methylobacterium radiotolerans JCM 2831 genome:
- a CDS encoding peptidylprolyl isomerase: protein MLQGIRNASQHWLGKIVLTIIFTLLIAGVGIFGVEEFFRGGASNKVATVGSTPITAEQVRQAYQNQLQRYQTQLKRPLTPDQARMLGLDRQVMSQLITEAALDQKTHDLGLAVPDASVIKAIHEEKSFQNQQGQFEPQLFYQTLQRAGLNEGLFVREQRSVIARLQLAEAVSSDLHVPLAMREAVHRYTTERRAAAYLMLTPSVAGQIPDPTDDELKTWYEANKSGFRAPEFRSVNLLVVEPEAMAKPDAITEADARAAYALNKDRYGTPEKRTIQQIVFPDAAAAEAARKAITDGSKTFDAVAAERGTDEKDLTLGTLTKSELFDKAVADAAFALPEGGVSQPVQGRFGTVLLRVTKIEAGTVKPFEAVEGEIRKALALARARDAMETTRDAIEDQRAGAKPLADIAAERGLKIVTVKAVDANGKGPDGQRVTDIPDAETTLPALFRAEIGGDNEPLRTKTGGYVWYDVTGIDAAHDKPLDQVKDGVKAGWTATEIAKRLQAKGRELVEKINKGETMEAAAQEVGVNLQEAQDLARNQAKDMLTADVVNLIFATPVGKAGTAAAGDSRAVFKVTAATVPAFVADSPSDKQITQSFQASLADDVLSQYISEVQKNAGVKVDPAALRRAIGGEY from the coding sequence ATGCTTCAGGGCATCCGCAACGCCAGCCAGCACTGGCTCGGCAAGATCGTCTTGACGATCATCTTCACGCTGCTGATCGCCGGTGTCGGCATCTTCGGGGTCGAGGAGTTCTTCCGCGGCGGCGCGAGCAACAAGGTGGCCACGGTCGGCAGCACGCCGATCACCGCCGAGCAGGTGCGCCAAGCCTACCAGAACCAGCTCCAGCGCTATCAGACGCAGCTGAAGCGTCCGCTCACGCCCGATCAGGCGCGGATGCTCGGTCTGGACCGGCAGGTGATGTCGCAGCTGATCACCGAGGCCGCCCTCGATCAGAAGACCCACGATCTCGGCCTCGCCGTGCCGGATGCCTCGGTGATCAAGGCGATCCACGAGGAGAAGAGCTTCCAGAACCAGCAGGGTCAGTTCGAGCCGCAGCTCTTCTACCAGACCCTGCAGCGCGCCGGCCTCAACGAGGGCCTGTTCGTGCGCGAGCAGCGCTCGGTGATCGCCCGCCTTCAGCTGGCCGAGGCCGTGTCGTCGGACCTGCACGTGCCGCTCGCCATGCGCGAGGCCGTTCACCGCTACACCACCGAGCGCCGCGCGGCCGCCTACCTGATGCTGACCCCTTCGGTGGCCGGCCAGATCCCCGATCCGACGGACGACGAGCTCAAGACTTGGTACGAGGCCAACAAGTCCGGCTTCCGGGCGCCGGAATTCCGGTCGGTCAACCTCCTCGTGGTCGAGCCCGAGGCGATGGCGAAGCCCGACGCGATCACGGAGGCCGACGCCCGCGCCGCCTACGCGCTGAACAAGGACCGCTACGGCACGCCCGAGAAGCGCACCATCCAGCAGATCGTGTTCCCCGACGCGGCCGCCGCCGAGGCGGCCCGCAAGGCGATTACGGACGGCTCCAAGACCTTCGACGCGGTGGCGGCCGAGCGCGGCACCGACGAGAAGGACCTGACCCTCGGCACGCTGACCAAGAGCGAGCTGTTCGACAAGGCCGTCGCCGACGCCGCCTTCGCGCTGCCGGAGGGCGGCGTGAGCCAGCCGGTCCAGGGCCGGTTCGGCACGGTGCTGCTGCGCGTGACCAAGATCGAGGCCGGGACGGTGAAGCCGTTCGAGGCGGTGGAGGGAGAGATCCGCAAGGCCCTCGCCCTGGCCCGTGCCCGCGACGCCATGGAGACCACCCGCGACGCGATTGAGGACCAGCGCGCCGGCGCCAAGCCCCTCGCCGACATCGCCGCGGAGCGCGGCCTCAAGATCGTCACCGTGAAGGCCGTGGACGCCAACGGCAAGGGACCGGACGGGCAGCGGGTCACCGACATTCCCGATGCGGAGACCACCCTGCCGGCCCTGTTCCGCGCCGAGATCGGCGGCGACAACGAGCCCCTGCGGACCAAGACCGGCGGCTACGTCTGGTACGACGTGACCGGGATCGACGCCGCCCACGACAAGCCCCTCGATCAGGTCAAGGACGGCGTGAAGGCTGGCTGGACCGCGACCGAGATCGCCAAGCGCCTTCAGGCCAAGGGTCGCGAGCTCGTCGAGAAGATCAACAAGGGCGAGACCATGGAGGCGGCCGCCCAGGAGGTCGGCGTCAACCTGCAGGAGGCGCAGGATCTCGCGCGCAACCAGGCCAAGGACATGCTCACGGCGGACGTCGTGAACCTGATCTTCGCGACCCCGGTCGGCAAGGCCGGCACGGCGGCCGCGGGCGATTCGCGCGCGGTCTTCAAGGTCACGGCGGCGACGGTGCCGGCCTTCGTGGCCGATAGCCCGAGCGACAAGCAGATCACGCAGAGCTTCCAGGCGTCGCTCGCCGATGACGTGCTGTCCCAGTACATCAGCGAGGTCCAGAAGAACGCGGGCGTGAAGGTCGACCCGGCGGCCCTGCGGCGCGCCATCGGCGGCGAGTACTGA
- the tpiA gene encoding triose-phosphate isomerase, translating into MTQSGRRPLVAGNWKMNGTRSSIQVVEAIRDGLSPDLASRIDVLICPPATLIGSCVAAAAGSPIAIGGQNLHARPSGAFTGSISAEMLADLGAKYVIVGHSERRAYHHETDDGVHAKALGARRAGLCGIICVGETIEEREQGRALDIVRAQLAIGLPKGATAADTVIAYEPVWAIGSGRTPTPRDIAEVHASLREMLDKLVGDEAQKIRILYGGSVKPGNAKELLSVDNVDGALVGGASLVAEDFLGICAAYA; encoded by the coding sequence ATGACGCAGTCTGGGCGCAGGCCGCTTGTCGCCGGCAACTGGAAGATGAACGGGACCCGGTCATCCATCCAGGTGGTCGAAGCGATTCGCGACGGGCTGTCGCCGGACCTCGCGTCCCGCATCGACGTGCTGATCTGCCCGCCCGCGACGCTGATCGGATCCTGCGTGGCGGCAGCGGCCGGATCGCCGATCGCGATCGGCGGCCAGAACCTGCATGCCCGCCCGAGCGGCGCCTTCACGGGCTCGATCTCGGCCGAGATGCTCGCCGACCTCGGCGCCAAGTACGTGATCGTCGGCCATTCCGAGCGCCGGGCCTACCACCACGAGACCGACGACGGGGTCCACGCGAAGGCGCTGGGCGCCCGGCGCGCGGGCCTGTGCGGGATCATCTGCGTCGGCGAGACGATCGAGGAGCGCGAGCAGGGGCGCGCCCTCGACATCGTCCGCGCCCAGCTCGCCATCGGCCTGCCGAAGGGCGCGACCGCGGCCGACACGGTGATCGCCTACGAGCCGGTCTGGGCGATCGGCTCGGGGAGGACGCCGACGCCGCGCGACATCGCCGAGGTCCACGCCTCCCTGCGGGAGATGCTCGACAAGCTCGTGGGCGACGAGGCGCAGAAGATCCGCATCCTCTACGGTGGCTCGGTGAAGCCCGGGAACGCCAAGGAACTCCTGTCGGTGGACAACGTCGACGGCGCGCTCGTGGGCGGCGCCAGCCTCGTGGCGGAAGATTTCCTGGGGATCTGCGCCGCCTACGCCTGA
- a CDS encoding nuclear transport factor 2 family protein: protein MSVSRRAALAAAAIAVPVLICSGPGSAGGSDAAQGAAVEQAVDALTRALLSADGPALDALVLDGLSYGHSSGQVQDKTAFIETLTSRRSAFPNITLSDRSVSVVGDDAIARHIFTGEVVSVGKTSPVHIGVMQVWHSDGGRWRLLARQAFKI from the coding sequence ATGTCCGTGTCCCGCCGCGCGGCGCTCGCCGCCGCCGCCATCGCCGTGCCCGTCCTGATTTGCTCGGGCCCGGGCTCCGCGGGCGGATCCGATGCCGCTCAGGGCGCCGCCGTGGAACAGGCGGTCGACGCCCTCACCAGGGCCCTTCTGTCGGCGGATGGGCCGGCCCTCGACGCCCTGGTCCTCGACGGGCTGAGCTACGGCCATTCCAGCGGTCAGGTGCAGGACAAGACGGCCTTCATCGAGACGCTGACCAGCAGGCGCTCGGCCTTCCCAAACATCACCCTGTCGGACCGGTCCGTCTCGGTGGTCGGCGACGACGCGATCGCGCGCCACATCTTCACCGGCGAGGTGGTCTCGGTCGGCAAGACGTCACCGGTGCATATCGGCGTGATGCAGGTCTGGCACAGCGACGGCGGCCGCTGGCGGCTGCTCGCCCGGCAGGCCTTCAAGATCTGA
- the secG gene encoding preprotein translocase subunit SecG codes for MQTVLIVVHLIIVLALIGVVLLQRSEGGLGLGGGGGGGVGGFMTGRGQANALTRATAILAALFFTTSMVLAILSHRSAAPKSILDTGAPQTSGQPAKQPTGADNLLDTLRQQQDRAPANAPAQPAPAPAQPAVPEAPQSR; via the coding sequence ATGCAGACCGTCCTGATCGTCGTCCACCTCATCATCGTGCTCGCGCTGATCGGCGTCGTGCTGCTCCAGCGCTCCGAGGGTGGCCTCGGGCTCGGCGGTGGCGGCGGTGGCGGCGTCGGCGGATTCATGACCGGCCGCGGTCAGGCCAACGCCCTGACGCGGGCCACCGCGATCCTGGCGGCCCTGTTCTTCACGACCAGCATGGTCCTCGCCATCCTGTCGCATCGCTCGGCGGCGCCCAAGTCGATCCTCGACACCGGCGCGCCGCAGACGTCCGGCCAGCCGGCCAAGCAGCCGACCGGTGCCGACAACCTGCTCGACACGCTGCGCCAGCAACAGGACCGGGCGCCCGCGAACGCTCCGGCCCAGCCGGCCCCGGCCCCCGCGCAGCCGGCGGTTCCGGAAGCGCCGCAGTCGCGCTGA
- a CDS encoding CTP synthase, whose protein sequence is MTRYVFITGGVVSSLGKGLASAALAAVLQARGYRVRMRKLDPYLNVDPGTMSPTQHGEVFVTDDGAETDLDLGHYERFTGVPASRADNITTGRIYQDIIAKERRGDYLGATIQVIPHVTNAIKDFVLDGNDSFDFVLVEIGGTVGDIEGLPFFEAIRQLGQELPRGTCCYVHLTLLPYIPSAGELKTKPTQHSVKELRSIGIQPDILLCRCDRPIPMDERRKLALFCNVRQTAVIEALDVASIYEVPLSYRTAGLDREVLGHFGLEHGEEPDLGRWQTIAERVRNPEGEVSIAIVGKYTGLKDAYKSLTEALTHGGISHRVKVNLEWIEAEVFEREDPAPFLEGLNGILVPGGFGQRGAEGKIRAARYAREKRIPYLGICFGMQMAVIEAARSLAGMPEANSTEFGETAEPVVGLLTEWLRGNELERRAAAGDLGGTMRLGAYEAKLDPESKIAQIYGSEQISERHRHRYEVNMAYRERLEAKGLRFSGVSPDGLLPETVEHVGHPWFIGVQFHPELKSRPFEPHPLFKGFVGAAIEQSRLV, encoded by the coding sequence ATGACGCGGTACGTTTTCATCACCGGCGGCGTGGTTTCCTCTCTCGGCAAGGGCCTCGCCTCGGCGGCCCTGGCGGCGGTCCTTCAGGCCCGCGGCTACCGGGTCCGGATGCGCAAGCTCGACCCTTACCTCAACGTCGATCCGGGCACGATGAGCCCGACGCAGCACGGCGAGGTGTTCGTCACCGACGACGGCGCCGAGACCGACCTCGACCTCGGGCATTACGAGCGCTTCACCGGCGTCCCGGCGAGCCGGGCGGACAACATCACCACGGGCCGCATCTACCAGGACATCATCGCCAAGGAGCGGCGCGGCGACTACCTCGGCGCCACGATTCAGGTGATCCCGCACGTCACCAACGCGATCAAGGACTTCGTCCTCGACGGCAACGACAGCTTCGATTTCGTGCTGGTGGAGATCGGCGGCACGGTCGGCGACATCGAGGGCCTGCCGTTCTTCGAGGCGATCCGGCAGCTCGGCCAGGAACTGCCGCGGGGCACCTGCTGCTACGTCCACCTGACGCTGCTGCCCTACATCCCGTCCGCCGGCGAGCTGAAGACCAAGCCGACGCAGCACTCCGTGAAGGAGTTGCGCTCGATCGGCATCCAGCCCGACATCCTGCTCTGCCGCTGCGACCGGCCGATCCCGATGGACGAGCGGCGCAAGCTCGCGCTGTTCTGCAACGTCCGCCAGACCGCGGTGATCGAGGCGCTCGACGTGGCCTCGATCTACGAGGTGCCGCTCTCCTACCGGACCGCCGGTCTGGACCGCGAGGTGCTCGGCCATTTCGGCCTAGAGCACGGCGAGGAGCCGGATCTCGGCCGCTGGCAGACCATCGCGGAGCGCGTGCGCAATCCCGAGGGCGAGGTCTCGATCGCCATCGTGGGTAAGTACACGGGGCTGAAGGACGCCTACAAGTCGCTGACCGAGGCGCTGACCCACGGCGGCATCAGCCACCGGGTGAAGGTCAACCTCGAGTGGATCGAGGCCGAGGTGTTCGAGCGCGAGGATCCGGCGCCCTTCCTCGAGGGTCTCAACGGGATCCTGGTCCCGGGCGGCTTCGGCCAGCGCGGGGCCGAGGGCAAGATCCGCGCGGCCCGCTACGCCCGCGAGAAGCGCATCCCCTACCTCGGCATCTGCTTCGGCATGCAGATGGCGGTGATCGAGGCCGCCCGCTCGCTGGCCGGGATGCCGGAGGCGAATTCGACGGAGTTCGGCGAGACCGCCGAGCCGGTGGTCGGCCTGCTCACCGAGTGGCTGCGCGGCAATGAGCTGGAGCGGCGCGCCGCGGCCGGCGACCTCGGCGGCACGATGCGGCTCGGCGCCTACGAGGCGAAGCTCGACCCCGAGTCGAAGATCGCCCAGATCTACGGGTCCGAGCAGATCTCGGAGCGGCACCGCCACCGCTACGAGGTCAACATGGCCTATCGCGAGCGGCTGGAGGCCAAGGGCCTGCGCTTCTCCGGCGTCTCGCCCGACGGCCTGCTGCCCGAGACCGTGGAGCATGTCGGGCACCCGTGGTTCATCGGCGTGCAGTTCCACCCGGAGCTGAAGTCGCGCCCGTTCGAGCCGCACCCGCTGTTCAAGGGGTTCGTCGGCGCCGCGATCGAGCAGAGCCGCCTGGTCTGA
- a CDS encoding DNA polymerase III subunit chi, with amino-acid sequence MTEILFYHMQRQPLEKVLPNLVERSLDRGWQAAIQAASEERLQALDDHLWTYSDESFLPHGTDREPDAASQPVVLTLRDVNPNTASIRFLVEGADLPPDAGQYERICILFDGTDQDALLRAREQWKQAKDAGHAVAYWQQDDTGRWNKKA; translated from the coding sequence GTGACCGAGATCCTCTTCTACCACATGCAGCGGCAGCCCCTGGAGAAGGTGCTGCCGAACCTCGTCGAGCGCTCGCTGGACCGCGGCTGGCAGGCCGCGATCCAGGCGGCCAGCGAGGAACGGCTGCAGGCGCTCGACGACCACCTCTGGACCTATTCCGACGAGAGCTTCCTGCCGCACGGCACCGACCGCGAGCCCGACGCCGCGAGTCAGCCGGTGGTGCTCACGCTCCGGGACGTGAATCCCAACACGGCCTCGATCCGCTTCCTCGTGGAGGGCGCCGACCTGCCGCCCGACGCCGGGCAGTACGAGCGGATCTGCATCCTGTTCGACGGGACCGATCAGGACGCCCTCCTGCGCGCCCGCGAGCAGTGGAAACAGGCCAAGGACGCCGGCCACGCGGTGGCCTACTGGCAGCAGGACGATACCGGACGCTGGAACAAGAAGGCTTGA
- a CDS encoding S10 family peptidase, giving the protein MVPLHARLARAALALTLAVAAPAGTLAQDAPHPHPAESKPAPRGPEGRRLPPDSTTKQSVTLPDGRTLDFTATAGSLPLVDEAGKLQAEIAYVAYTMAPQAGRERPVTFAVNGGPGAASAYLNIGAIGPWRLPVGGDSISPSQPVTLTPNDGTWLGFTDLVFIDPVGTGYSRAADGNGKAYWSIDSDASTLAATIARYLRVNDRMASPKFFVGESYGGFRGPLIAEKLQEEIGVGLSGMVLLSPVLDFAWLETPRANPWGYVLKLPSLAAGALERAGTVPTPTLLGDAEAYATGPYLSDLLKGPSDAAAVARMTEKVAPLVGLDPALVRAQAARLSTRSVQREIDRAEGRVTSAYDTGITGWDPNPDAAQSSFEDPQLTALQAPLTSAMLDLYARALKWPVTNMRYELLNNAVNRGWSWGSGRQAPEVLSNLKGDLALDGHLRVLVAHGYTDLVTPYFASKLLLAQVPAYAAGRLSLAVYPGGHMFYTRPDSRAAFRADVERMYTDALKVRDAGPTRPAGAPAEHLRTAP; this is encoded by the coding sequence ATGGTGCCCCTCCACGCACGTCTCGCGCGCGCCGCGCTCGCCCTCACCCTGGCTGTCGCCGCACCCGCCGGCACCCTGGCCCAGGACGCGCCGCATCCGCATCCCGCGGAGAGCAAGCCGGCGCCGCGCGGCCCGGAGGGGCGCCGCCTCCCGCCCGATTCGACGACGAAGCAGAGCGTCACGCTGCCGGACGGCCGGACCCTCGACTTCACCGCCACGGCCGGCAGCCTGCCCCTCGTCGACGAGGCGGGAAAGCTCCAGGCCGAGATCGCCTACGTCGCCTACACGATGGCGCCGCAGGCCGGCCGCGAGCGGCCCGTCACCTTCGCGGTCAACGGCGGCCCGGGCGCCGCGTCGGCCTATCTCAACATCGGGGCGATCGGGCCCTGGCGGCTGCCGGTCGGCGGCGACAGCATCAGCCCGTCGCAGCCGGTGACGCTGACGCCCAACGACGGGACGTGGCTGGGCTTCACCGACCTCGTCTTCATCGACCCCGTGGGCACCGGCTACAGCCGGGCCGCGGACGGGAACGGCAAGGCCTACTGGTCGATCGATTCGGACGCCTCGACCCTGGCGGCGACCATCGCCCGCTACCTGCGCGTCAACGACCGGATGGCGAGCCCGAAATTCTTCGTCGGGGAGAGCTACGGCGGATTCCGCGGCCCGCTGATCGCCGAGAAGCTCCAGGAGGAGATCGGCGTCGGCCTCTCCGGCATGGTGCTGCTCTCGCCGGTGCTCGATTTCGCGTGGCTGGAGACGCCGCGGGCCAACCCCTGGGGCTACGTGCTGAAGCTGCCCTCGCTGGCGGCCGGCGCCCTGGAGCGGGCCGGCACGGTGCCGACGCCCACCCTTCTCGGCGACGCGGAGGCGTACGCCACCGGTCCGTACCTGAGCGATCTGCTGAAGGGGCCGAGCGATGCGGCGGCCGTCGCCCGGATGACCGAGAAGGTCGCGCCCCTGGTCGGCCTCGACCCCGCCCTGGTGCGCGCGCAGGCGGCGCGCCTCTCGACCCGCAGCGTCCAGCGCGAGATCGACCGCGCCGAGGGCCGCGTGACCAGCGCCTACGACACCGGCATCACCGGCTGGGACCCGAACCCGGACGCCGCCCAGTCGAGCTTCGAGGACCCCCAGCTCACGGCCCTCCAGGCGCCGCTGACCAGCGCGATGCTCGACCTCTACGCGCGCGCGCTGAAGTGGCCGGTGACCAACATGCGCTACGAGCTCCTGAACAACGCGGTCAATCGCGGCTGGAGCTGGGGCTCGGGCCGGCAGGCCCCGGAGGTCCTGTCGAACCTCAAGGGCGACCTCGCGCTCGACGGGCACCTGCGCGTCCTCGTGGCGCACGGCTACACCGACCTGGTGACGCCCTACTTCGCCTCGAAGCTCCTGCTCGCGCAGGTCCCCGCCTACGCGGCCGGACGCCTGAGCCTCGCGGTCTATCCGGGCGGGCACATGTTCTACACGCGCCCGGACTCGCGCGCCGCGTTCAGGGCGGACGTCGAGCGGATGTACACGGACGCCCTGAAGGTGCGCGACGCCGGCCCGACCCGTCCGGCCGGCGCCCCCGCCGAGCATCTCAGGACCGCGCCGTGA
- a CDS encoding CbtB domain-containing protein, which produces MTTQTLAPVAAGTRASERPIAVALAAVLGLGLLFMAGFSPAIALHNAAHDFRHTQNFPCH; this is translated from the coding sequence ATGACGACCCAAACCCTCGCCCCCGTCGCCGCCGGCACCCGCGCGTCGGAGCGCCCGATCGCCGTCGCGCTCGCGGCCGTGCTGGGCCTCGGCCTGCTGTTCATGGCGGGCTTCTCGCCGGCGATCGCGCTCCACAACGCGGCGCACGATTTCCGACACACCCAGAACTTCCCCTGCCACTGA
- a CDS encoding CbtA family protein encodes MIIRLLSAALAAGFFAAAVVTGLELTLTSPLIVAAERYEQQEAPRQAAETLPIRALPIVLAHAGHDHAAPDAAPEWQPGPGLPRMAFTGLATLVGGVGYALLLGAVMLACGREPTPQVGLAFAVAGFASVALAPGLGLPPELPGSAAAPLATRQAWWVMTAAATGMGLYLITIRRALITILGGLVLIIAPHAVGAPQAPEAASELPAALAAQFAARSLAISFVFWILIGLGLGWAWQAFARGADRGAARA; translated from the coding sequence ATGATCATCCGGCTCCTGTCGGCGGCCCTCGCCGCCGGCTTCTTCGCGGCTGCCGTCGTGACGGGCCTCGAACTCACGCTGACCTCGCCGCTGATCGTCGCGGCCGAGCGCTACGAGCAGCAGGAGGCGCCGCGTCAGGCCGCCGAGACGCTCCCGATCAGGGCGCTCCCGATCGTGCTGGCCCATGCCGGGCACGACCACGCCGCGCCCGACGCCGCGCCGGAATGGCAGCCCGGCCCCGGCCTGCCGCGGATGGCCTTCACCGGGCTCGCGACCCTCGTCGGCGGCGTCGGCTACGCGCTGCTGCTCGGCGCGGTGATGCTCGCCTGCGGCCGCGAACCCACGCCACAGGTCGGGCTCGCCTTCGCGGTGGCGGGCTTCGCCAGCGTCGCCCTCGCGCCGGGCCTCGGCCTGCCGCCGGAACTGCCCGGCAGCGCGGCGGCCCCGCTCGCGACACGCCAGGCGTGGTGGGTGATGACCGCCGCGGCGACCGGGATGGGGCTCTACCTGATCACGATCCGCCGCGCGCTGATCACCATCCTCGGGGGGCTCGTCCTGATCATCGCCCCGCACGCGGTCGGCGCCCCGCAGGCGCCGGAGGCCGCGTCGGAGCTTCCGGCCGCGCTGGCCGCGCAGTTCGCCGCGCGGTCGCTGGCCATCAGCTTCGTGTTCTGGATCCTGATCGGGCTGGGACTCGGCTGGGCGTGGCAGGCCTTCGCCCGCGGCGCGGATCGGGGAGCGGCCCGTGCCTGA
- a CDS encoding DUF1636 domain-containing protein translates to MPETILYVCTTCRRSDDDPDGPRAGARLLEALRARSGGTPDLRVEAVECLSVCKRPCTVAVAAPDRWTYVYGDMDPAASAEIILGGLAAYAATPDGIVPWRERPEAFRKGVIARIPPFPEPRPVPAGTLEAAE, encoded by the coding sequence GTGCCTGAGACCATTCTCTACGTCTGCACCACCTGCCGCCGCTCGGACGACGACCCGGACGGCCCCCGCGCCGGGGCCCGCCTGCTGGAGGCGCTCCGGGCGCGGAGCGGCGGCACGCCGGACCTGCGGGTCGAGGCGGTGGAGTGCCTGTCGGTCTGCAAGCGGCCCTGCACCGTGGCGGTCGCCGCGCCCGACCGCTGGACCTACGTCTACGGCGACATGGATCCGGCCGCCTCGGCCGAGATCATCCTCGGCGGGCTCGCGGCCTACGCGGCGACCCCGGACGGCATCGTGCCCTGGCGCGAGCGTCCGGAGGCGTTCCGCAAGGGCGTGATCGCCCGCATCCCCCCTTTCCCAGAACCCCGCCCGGTCCCCGCCGGCACCCTGGAGGCCGCGGAATGA
- the cobW gene encoding cobalamin biosynthesis protein CobW: MTLVNKIPCTIVTGFLGAGKTTLVRHVVENAKGRRLAILVNEFGDIGFDKSFLAACGVEGCTEDAIVELPNGCICCTVADDFVPALETLLGRAEPPEHILIETSGLALPKPLVQAFQWPAIRSRVTVDGVVAVVDGPAVASGAFAEDPEALAAQRAADQSVDHDNPLEEVFEDQLLCADLVVVNKADLIDAATRARVRAEVEGHLPRAVKVVETENGAIDPRVLLGLGAAAEDDLDARPSHHGEGEDHDHDDFETVALPVRPAVTAGDLAARVEAAAEAAGVLRIKGFAEVEGKPMRLVVQGVGRRVTHHFDRPWRAGEARDGTLVVIGLKGFDKDAVAAALAG, encoded by the coding sequence ATGACCCTCGTGAACAAGATCCCCTGCACCATCGTCACCGGCTTCCTCGGGGCCGGCAAGACGACCCTCGTCCGCCACGTGGTCGAGAACGCAAAGGGGCGCCGCCTCGCCATCCTGGTGAACGAGTTCGGCGACATCGGCTTCGACAAGTCGTTCCTGGCGGCCTGCGGCGTCGAGGGCTGCACCGAGGACGCCATCGTCGAGCTGCCGAACGGCTGCATCTGCTGCACGGTCGCGGACGATTTCGTTCCCGCGCTGGAGACCCTGCTCGGCCGCGCCGAGCCGCCGGAGCACATCCTGATCGAGACCTCGGGTCTCGCGCTGCCGAAGCCGCTCGTCCAGGCGTTCCAGTGGCCGGCGATCCGCTCGCGGGTGACCGTCGACGGCGTGGTCGCCGTGGTCGACGGCCCGGCGGTGGCCTCGGGCGCCTTCGCGGAGGATCCGGAGGCCCTGGCGGCCCAGCGGGCCGCCGACCAGTCGGTCGACCACGACAATCCCCTGGAGGAGGTTTTCGAGGACCAGCTCCTCTGCGCCGACCTCGTGGTGGTCAACAAGGCCGACCTGATCGACGCCGCGACCCGGGCGCGGGTCCGCGCCGAGGTCGAGGGGCACCTGCCCCGCGCCGTGAAGGTCGTCGAGACCGAGAACGGCGCCATCGACCCGCGGGTGCTGCTCGGCCTCGGCGCGGCCGCCGAGGACGATCTCGACGCCCGCCCCTCGCATCACGGCGAGGGCGAGGACCACGACCACGACGATTTCGAGACCGTGGCGCTGCCGGTCCGCCCGGCGGTGACCGCGGGGGATCTCGCGGCCCGGGTCGAGGCGGCGGCCGAGGCCGCCGGCGTCCTGCGCATCAAGGGCTTCGCCGAGGTCGAGGGCAAGCCCATGCGCCTCGTGGTGCAGGGTGTCGGCCGGCGCGTCACCCATCATTTCGACCGCCCCTGGCGGGCCGGGGAAGCCCGCGACGGGACGCTGGTGGTGATCGGCCTGAAGGGCTTCGACAAGGACGCCGTCGCGGCGGCCCTCGCGGGATGA